A region from the Treponema pallidum subsp. pallidum str. Nichols genome encodes:
- a CDS encoding DedA family protein: MVHTLFSWVSAHIHSLPMVVFVSLLLAGVHVPVSEDALIVMSALVCRQDGASVPSFLGALYAGALISDYAVYFWGYLLQQGALRVAALERTLASCRAQKIVTLLSRYGLWVYVLARFVPFGVRNVVSLTSGFVRVPFVRFACYDALAAACSISVLFWMTYFLGSVQRISLKVFAVVILPLSVLGIRVLIGRRQKTTGDGVRITHDDVQTNVGVR, translated from the coding sequence GTGGTGCATACGCTTTTTTCTTGGGTTTCAGCGCATATTCACTCGTTACCTATGGTTGTGTTTGTCAGCCTGCTCTTGGCAGGAGTGCATGTGCCGGTTTCTGAAGATGCGCTGATTGTCATGAGTGCATTAGTATGTCGACAGGATGGAGCATCTGTGCCGAGCTTTCTAGGAGCGTTGTATGCAGGTGCATTAATAAGTGATTATGCGGTGTATTTTTGGGGATACCTGTTGCAACAGGGTGCGTTGCGTGTGGCTGCTCTTGAGCGGACGCTCGCGTCCTGCCGCGCACAAAAGATAGTCACACTTCTTTCGCGTTATGGCCTTTGGGTATATGTGCTTGCGCGTTTTGTCCCATTTGGGGTTCGTAATGTGGTTTCGCTGACGTCGGGGTTTGTGCGTGTGCCGTTTGTGCGTTTTGCGTGCTACGACGCACTCGCAGCGGCCTGTAGTATTTCTGTGCTCTTTTGGATGACCTATTTCCTTGGCTCTGTACAGCGTATTTCACTCAAGGTTTTTGCGGTGGTGATTTTGCCTTTGTCGGTGCTGGGTATACGGGTGTTGATTGGCCGCCGGCAGAAAACCACAGGGGATGGAGTGAGAATTACACACGATGACGTACAAACTAATGTAGGAGTGAGGTGA
- the mazG gene encoding nucleoside triphosphate pyrophosphohydrolase produces MSTCAQAFYRLYEIIVRLRAPDGCAWDLAQTPVSMCSSFLEETYEALEAILEEGEAQHSSYAHVQEELGDVLMNVCMIAYMYEQRGVFSLADVVTALTEKLIRRHPHVFGQTEGFPGPENPKRAQTAQEVFDQWERIKTQVERRRAASPLEGIPRTVPPLMRASKMQKNASRARLFCPTRTEVVRECARTFRALRAMSENSAEQSATQAAHVAVGALLTAVISFAHLVGVDPVLALIRANADFVRRFSCACSIPAISGGTSVFLSRACHKPRRARTRASAVRRRARSRRLFFTRHKLGNMLR; encoded by the coding sequence ATGAGCACGTGTGCGCAGGCTTTTTATCGCTTGTATGAAATAATTGTGCGGTTGCGTGCGCCGGACGGGTGTGCGTGGGATTTGGCACAAACGCCGGTAAGTATGTGTTCGTCCTTTTTGGAGGAGACGTATGAAGCGCTTGAGGCTATCCTCGAAGAGGGCGAGGCACAGCATTCGTCGTATGCTCACGTTCAGGAGGAGTTGGGGGACGTGCTGATGAATGTGTGTATGATTGCATACATGTATGAACAGCGAGGGGTGTTCTCGCTTGCAGATGTTGTAACTGCATTAACGGAAAAGTTAATTCGACGTCACCCCCACGTATTTGGGCAAACAGAAGGATTTCCTGGACCGGAAAATCCGAAGCGAGCACAAACAGCACAGGAGGTGTTTGATCAGTGGGAACGGATTAAAACACAGGTGGAGCGTCGCCGTGCAGCTTCTCCGTTAGAGGGCATTCCTCGAACGGTTCCTCCCCTCATGCGCGCGTCCAAAATGCAAAAAAACGCGTCGCGTGCGCGTCTTTTTTGTCCAACACGCACGGAGGTGGTACGAGAATGTGCGCGTACCTTTCGTGCACTCCGTGCGATGTCAGAGAATTCTGCCGAACAATCCGCCACTCAAGCAGCGCATGTTGCAGTAGGTGCGCTGTTGACTGCAGTGATATCGTTTGCACATCTTGTGGGGGTAGATCCGGTGCTCGCCCTTATCCGCGCAAATGCGGACTTCGTGCGCCGCTTTTCGTGTGCCTGTTCTATACCTGCCATTTCTGGAGGTACTTCTGTATTTTTGTCTCGCGCGTGCCATAAACCACGTCGCGCACGCACGCGGGCGTCTGCGGTGCGCAGGCGCGCACGGTCACGGCGACTGTTTTTTACTCGACACAAGCTGGGGAATATGCTACGGTAG
- a CDS encoding NAD(+) synthase, which yields MRGCGVDRTGGYVRLALAAPAVRVADCAYNTQRMIQTVRRAASCGVDILLFPRLSLTGCSCASLFAQDTLLSAVCTHVSALCAGTADCQLLALVSVPCFLRTQVRVCTALVARGRVLALVVQDTLAACGAQKMQVPCEVLYGGAPVPVYDVQTCFESAEGLFSFCVGAMDGSVPATLVLQAYGTPSTAQTPDIFAAHAAAYSAQHQCAYAYVNAGWGESSADAVYGAESGIFECGQCVVQDSLQEMRERGERPAHAVRGLHVSADVDVSLVHFRRRARSGHTTLGASAPCVTLPAGIFAASKAHATLRRPRVPCPFFPPAFQKSQDAVPPLTGAVCLAVSAPSDTQDGFLQRTIDLAAQGVALRLEHMGCRRLVVGVSGGVDSACALLICARALDFLSIARTQLYALTLPGFGTTSGTKGAAQEFARALGCTVQEISISAAVTHHLHDIGHTMQQCDGTYENAQARERTQILLDRANQLDALMIGTGDASEGALGWETFGGDHLSLYAVNASLPKTVVRALISYAGRVPERFVCETDSPYAPRGAAFSRVCAAIVAQPVSPELIPPCDDRIVQCTEEMLGPYELHDFFLYHITVNGFGPRKLFRVAAHAFGTAYSCAQLCAALRVFFTRLFSQQFKRSCVPDGPGLTEVNLSPRVGFYFPSDTSGALWRAELEQLACGE from the coding sequence GTGAGGGGGTGTGGTGTGGATAGGACGGGTGGATACGTGCGGCTTGCGCTTGCAGCCCCTGCGGTGCGTGTTGCGGACTGTGCATACAATACCCAGCGTATGATTCAGACGGTGCGTCGTGCAGCTTCATGCGGTGTGGACATACTATTGTTTCCCCGTCTTTCGCTTACAGGGTGTAGCTGTGCGTCTCTTTTTGCTCAGGATACGCTGCTTTCGGCAGTCTGCACGCACGTATCTGCACTGTGTGCTGGCACTGCTGATTGTCAGCTGTTAGCGCTTGTGAGTGTGCCCTGTTTTTTGCGCACTCAGGTGCGCGTGTGTACTGCGCTTGTCGCACGAGGTCGTGTTCTAGCACTGGTTGTGCAGGATACCCTGGCGGCGTGTGGCGCGCAAAAAATGCAAGTGCCCTGTGAGGTCCTGTACGGTGGTGCACCGGTGCCGGTGTACGATGTGCAGACGTGTTTTGAAAGTGCAGAGGGTCTTTTCTCTTTTTGTGTTGGTGCTATGGATGGATCGGTACCTGCCACGCTGGTGTTGCAGGCCTACGGTACGCCAAGTACGGCGCAGACACCGGATATTTTTGCTGCGCACGCTGCGGCATACAGTGCACAGCACCAATGTGCGTATGCGTACGTAAATGCGGGGTGGGGGGAGTCTAGTGCTGATGCGGTGTATGGCGCGGAAAGTGGTATTTTTGAGTGTGGGCAGTGTGTGGTCCAAGACTCATTGCAGGAGATGCGAGAACGGGGGGAGCGTCCGGCGCACGCGGTGCGTGGACTGCATGTTAGTGCGGACGTAGATGTGTCTTTGGTACACTTTCGTCGTCGTGCGCGTAGCGGACATACCACTCTGGGTGCATCGGCTCCCTGCGTCACGCTTCCTGCAGGCATATTTGCAGCGTCAAAGGCGCACGCCACGCTGCGGCGTCCTCGCGTACCCTGTCCTTTTTTTCCGCCTGCTTTTCAAAAATCGCAGGATGCGGTGCCCCCGCTCACGGGTGCCGTGTGCCTCGCTGTTTCTGCACCGTCAGACACGCAGGACGGTTTTTTGCAAAGAACGATAGACTTAGCCGCGCAGGGCGTGGCACTCCGTCTTGAACACATGGGCTGTAGGCGCCTGGTGGTGGGTGTTTCAGGAGGTGTTGATTCGGCGTGTGCATTGCTAATATGCGCGCGCGCGTTAGATTTTCTCTCGATTGCGCGTACACAACTTTATGCGCTAACGCTTCCTGGCTTTGGTACTACGTCAGGAACGAAAGGTGCGGCGCAGGAGTTTGCGCGTGCGCTCGGTTGCACTGTGCAAGAAATTTCTATTAGCGCGGCAGTGACGCATCATCTCCATGATATTGGGCATACGATGCAGCAGTGTGACGGTACGTATGAGAATGCACAGGCGCGCGAACGGACGCAGATTTTGTTAGATCGTGCTAACCAGCTTGATGCGCTCATGATTGGTACGGGAGATGCGTCAGAAGGTGCGCTTGGTTGGGAAACCTTTGGGGGCGATCACCTTTCGCTGTACGCAGTGAACGCATCTTTGCCCAAAACCGTGGTGCGAGCCTTGATTTCCTATGCTGGGCGTGTACCTGAGCGTTTTGTGTGTGAAACTGATTCTCCCTATGCACCGCGCGGTGCTGCCTTTTCTCGCGTTTGTGCAGCTATAGTTGCACAGCCGGTGAGTCCTGAGCTCATACCTCCTTGTGATGATCGTATTGTGCAGTGTACCGAGGAGATGCTCGGTCCTTATGAATTGCATGATTTTTTTCTGTATCACATAACGGTGAACGGTTTTGGTCCTCGAAAACTTTTTCGTGTGGCCGCGCATGCGTTTGGAACTGCGTATTCTTGCGCGCAGCTATGTGCAGCGCTGCGCGTTTTTTTTACCCGCTTGTTTTCACAGCAGTTCAAGCGTTCTTGTGTGCCTGATGGGCCCGGTCTTACGGAAGTGAACCTTTCCCCTCGTGTGGGTTTTTATTTTCCCAGCGACACTTCCGGTGCGCTATGGCGCGCAGAGCTTGAGCAGCTGGCTTGTGGGGAATAG